A region of Fimbriimonadaceae bacterium DNA encodes the following proteins:
- the yitJ gene encoding Bifunctional homocysteine S-methyltransferase/5,10-methylenetetrahydrofolate reductase, protein MGVKLAEALKRPFLLGDGANGTWLSDQGFKTQPYELANLHAPELVIAAHQAYIDSGSDFVETNTFSANEIKMPGASHLLHDLTLAGAHLARKAAGPEKLVLGCIGPMGKPIEPIGSITRQQVFDAVRNQAIALAESNEVDGFILETFIHLDELAIAVEAVKSVSDLPIIACKAFIEDGEALAEGLPGRCATEMASLGVAALGANCVVGPQRMVDIVRQLSEHTDLPVLAQPTPGLPQLVKGEIVYDIQPEYFAKACMRLVEEGAHIIGGCCGTTPEHIARMRALLDAGAYRPQARTSVERRVKEQKPLAETEPTELAMKLKNGKFIITVEMDLPRGLNVDKILRGSKSLKVHGADLVDISDGARARLRMNPMSVATLIQDKVGMEVMMHFSCRDRNLLAIQADLLGAHALGVRNILAITGDPANIGDYPSATSVFDIDAIGLVRILSRFNEGIDLAGYSIGVKCGFVIGVAFDPIARDLESELDRLKRKADAGAHVVYTQPLFERQAADVAAEACRQVGLPLFVGILPLRNARHCEFMHNEVPGIVIPDWLRKAMADAPDDDNAREVGICEAQKLSTHIRTQSQGLYLMPPFGSHQIAERVMEAVL, encoded by the coding sequence ATGGGAGTGAAGCTTGCGGAGGCGCTCAAGCGCCCGTTTCTCCTGGGCGATGGGGCTAACGGCACCTGGCTGTCAGACCAAGGATTCAAAACCCAGCCCTACGAGCTTGCCAACCTGCATGCCCCTGAGCTGGTCATCGCCGCCCACCAGGCCTATATCGATTCCGGCAGCGATTTCGTCGAGACCAATACGTTTTCTGCCAACGAGATCAAAATGCCGGGCGCGTCCCACTTGCTCCATGATCTCACCCTCGCCGGCGCCCATCTCGCCAGGAAGGCGGCGGGACCGGAAAAGCTCGTGCTGGGATGCATCGGTCCGATGGGCAAGCCAATCGAGCCGATCGGCAGCATCACGCGACAACAGGTTTTCGATGCGGTCCGAAACCAGGCGATCGCCTTAGCCGAATCCAACGAAGTCGACGGCTTCATTCTCGAGACGTTCATTCACCTCGATGAGCTCGCCATCGCGGTCGAGGCCGTCAAGAGCGTTTCCGATCTGCCAATCATCGCCTGCAAGGCCTTCATCGAAGATGGCGAAGCCTTGGCCGAGGGCCTCCCTGGCCGATGCGCCACCGAAATGGCCAGTCTGGGGGTGGCAGCCCTCGGCGCCAACTGCGTCGTTGGGCCGCAGCGGATGGTCGATATCGTTCGCCAGCTCTCGGAGCACACCGATCTGCCTGTGCTCGCCCAGCCAACCCCTGGCTTGCCGCAGCTCGTCAAGGGTGAGATTGTTTACGACATCCAGCCGGAGTACTTCGCCAAGGCCTGTATGAGGCTGGTGGAAGAAGGGGCCCACATCATTGGCGGCTGCTGCGGCACGACCCCGGAGCATATTGCGCGAATGCGCGCGCTCTTGGATGCGGGAGCTTATCGACCACAGGCACGTACGTCCGTCGAGCGCCGCGTCAAGGAGCAAAAGCCGCTCGCCGAAACCGAGCCCACCGAACTGGCGATGAAGCTGAAAAACGGCAAGTTCATCATCACCGTCGAAATGGACTTGCCCAGGGGCCTGAACGTCGACAAGATTCTTCGCGGCTCAAAATCCCTGAAGGTGCATGGCGCAGACCTTGTCGACATCTCCGATGGTGCCCGCGCCCGGCTTCGCATGAACCCGATGTCGGTCGCCACCCTGATTCAAGACAAGGTCGGGATGGAAGTCATGATGCACTTCTCGTGTCGTGACCGAAACTTGCTGGCCATCCAGGCCGACCTTTTGGGGGCGCATGCGCTCGGTGTCCGCAACATCCTCGCGATCACAGGAGATCCCGCCAATATTGGCGACTACCCCAGTGCAACCAGCGTGTTCGACATCGATGCGATCGGCCTCGTCAGAATTCTGAGCCGGTTCAATGAAGGGATCGATCTCGCCGGCTACAGCATCGGCGTGAAATGCGGTTTCGTGATCGGGGTTGCCTTTGATCCGATTGCTCGAGATTTGGAATCGGAACTCGATCGGTTGAAGCGAAAGGCCGACGCCGGAGCCCACGTGGTGTATACGCAGCCCCTGTTCGAACGCCAAGCCGCCGATGTCGCCGCCGAAGCGTGCCGGCAGGTTGGTTTGCCCTTATTCGTGGGTATCCTGCCCCTTCGCAACGCCCGCCATTGCGAGTTCATGCATAACGAAGTGCCCGGAATCGTCATTCCTGACTGGCTTCGCAAGGCCATGGCCGATGCGCCCGACGACGACAATGCCCGTGAAGTCGGCATCTGTGAGGCCCAGAAGCTAAGCACTCATATTCGGACCCAGTCGCAGGGCCTTTATCTGATGCCGCCCTTTGGTAGCCATCAAATTGCGGAGCGCGTTATGGAGGCGGTCCTCTAA
- the ypbG_2 gene encoding putative protein YpbG: MKPAAVAAAAVGAGLGLLLYGSLVEWHRLTLTKRILTLPRWPEPLNGFRIAILSDFHLRDRYTVDLTRRAVEMAMDADPDVIAMPGDFVGYWKADSDALLWSAMSELRSYRGRVVAVPGNHDYWAGTPERLEPVFADLGITLLRNENVSIEGVRWIGIDSFNQKFADPDKAFSGAGDPLEAKIVLWHEPDVVDQLPEPAALMLSGHTHGGQFVTPWGWPPIRTRNGEKYLRGFFEEAETPLFVTSGIGTTGPPSRWNCPPEVAVLTLFSSSVLAA; encoded by the coding sequence GTGAAACCGGCAGCCGTCGCCGCCGCCGCGGTGGGGGCGGGACTCGGCCTGCTGCTCTATGGCTCTCTCGTCGAGTGGCATCGACTCACGCTGACCAAGCGGATTCTTACGTTGCCCCGATGGCCGGAGCCGCTCAATGGGTTCAGGATCGCCATCCTTTCCGACTTCCATTTGAGGGATCGATATACCGTCGACTTAACGCGCCGGGCGGTCGAAATGGCGATGGACGCTGATCCGGACGTCATCGCCATGCCCGGGGACTTCGTTGGCTATTGGAAAGCCGATTCCGATGCCTTGCTGTGGTCGGCGATGAGCGAGTTGCGTTCCTACCGCGGAAGAGTGGTCGCCGTACCCGGCAACCATGATTACTGGGCTGGAACTCCCGAACGTCTCGAACCCGTCTTTGCCGACCTCGGCATTACCCTCCTTCGCAACGAGAATGTCAGCATCGAAGGCGTGCGATGGATCGGTATCGACAGCTTCAACCAGAAGTTCGCCGATCCTGACAAAGCATTTTCTGGAGCTGGAGACCCGCTTGAGGCGAAGATCGTGCTTTGGCACGAGCCCGACGTCGTCGATCAACTGCCCGAGCCGGCTGCCCTCATGCTCTCGGGCCATACCCACGGTGGCCAATTCGTCACACCTTGGGGTTGGCCGCCGATCCGAACCAGGAATGGCGAAAAGTATCTGCGCGGCTTCTTTGAGGAAGCTGAAACGCCCCTCTTCGTCACCTCGGGCATTGGCACCACGGGTCCTCCATCACGATGGAACTGTCCGCCGGAAGTGGCAGTCTTGACCTTGTTCAGCTCCTCCGTTCTTGCCGCCTAA
- the selD gene encoding Selenide, water dikinase, protein MNPNLLVGFDHKDDAGVFRLPNGQALVQTVDFFTPIVDDPYAYGAIAAANALSDVYAMGGTPLTVLNIACFDPTVAPAEVWAAVLTGAFDKTVEAGAVVVGGHSVEDKEPKFGMAVTGVVDPERMFVNTGAKPGDRIFLTKPLGSGIVTTAAMNDVDTGTALEEAIAAMSTLNRGAMEAAHAVGSRCATDITGFGLAGHLYNIAAASGVRIEISADKLPHFSGIAALVEKGAITGGAMKTRTYLDDRLEAPANLPNWYLQLALDPQTSGGLAIFSVTPPSLGVEIGRVTDGSPVVALV, encoded by the coding sequence GTGAACCCGAATCTTCTCGTCGGATTTGATCACAAAGACGACGCCGGCGTCTTTCGCCTTCCGAACGGCCAAGCCCTGGTTCAAACCGTCGATTTCTTCACGCCGATCGTCGACGATCCGTATGCGTACGGGGCGATTGCGGCGGCGAATGCGCTGAGCGATGTGTACGCGATGGGAGGCACGCCGCTAACCGTGCTCAACATCGCCTGCTTCGACCCAACGGTTGCACCAGCCGAAGTTTGGGCTGCGGTGCTAACCGGCGCCTTCGACAAAACAGTCGAGGCGGGCGCCGTCGTCGTGGGCGGACATTCGGTCGAGGACAAGGAACCCAAATTTGGAATGGCAGTTACCGGTGTGGTCGATCCCGAGCGGATGTTCGTTAATACGGGGGCCAAGCCAGGAGATCGAATCTTCTTGACCAAGCCGCTCGGAAGCGGCATCGTGACGACGGCAGCGATGAACGACGTGGACACGGGCACTGCGCTAGAGGAAGCGATTGCCGCGATGTCGACCCTGAATCGAGGGGCCATGGAAGCGGCTCACGCCGTTGGATCCCGCTGCGCGACCGACATCACCGGCTTTGGTTTGGCCGGCCACCTTTACAATATCGCGGCGGCATCTGGAGTCCGTATCGAGATCAGCGCCGACAAGCTGCCGCATTTCTCCGGGATCGCCGCACTCGTCGAGAAGGGTGCGATCACGGGTGGAGCGATGAAGACCAGGACTTATCTCGACGATCGCCTCGAAGCCCCAGCGAACCTTCCGAATTGGTACCTTCAGCTCGCGCTGGACCCGCAGACCTCGGGGGGCTTGGCCATTTTCAGTGTGACCCCACCCTCGCTGGGCGTCGAAATCGGCAGGGTCACGGATGGCTCGCCGGTCGTCGCCCTTGTCTAG